From a region of the Labrus mixtus chromosome 5, fLabMix1.1, whole genome shotgun sequence genome:
- the LOC132974643 gene encoding protein fem-1 homolog C-like, whose translation MDLKTAVFNAARDGKLRLLQKLLENKDGHEVTKLMGEKTNGATPLLMASRYGHLDLVEYLLECCGAPVEVGGSVNFDGETIEGAPPLWAASAAGHLKVVQSLLGHGASVNSTTLTNSTPLRAACFDGHLDIVKYLVEHKADLEVANRHGHTCLMISCYKGHKDIAQYLLEKGADVNRKSVKGNTALHDCAESGSLEIMRMLLQFGASMEQDGYGMTPLLSASVTGHTNIVDDLTTHDKTSPKERIDALELLGATFVDKKRDLLGALKYWKRAMDLRYTDSNSIVHKPEPKQLIMAYDYAREVTNGEELDGLISDPDEMRMQALLIRERILGPQHPDTSYYIRYRGAVYADSGNFERCINLWKYALDMQQSNLDPLSPMTASSLLSFAELFSFMLQDRAKGLLGTSVSFEDLMGILSKSVLEIERAVKQNGPMPPDPAQLSKALSIILHLICLLEKVQCTTEQDHFKKETIYRFLKLQPCGKNGYSPLHLAVDRNTTCVGRYPVCKFPSLTVASILLECGADVNCRDEDDNSPLHIAATNGHPDIMNLLISCGTHFDSTNAFQQTACDLLDEKELSRNVIQPINHTTLQCLAARAIIKHNLDYRGNIPEKLEAFVLLHR comes from the exons ATGGATTTAAAGACAGCCGTTTTTAACGCAGCCCGGGACGGGAAGCTCCGTTTGCTCCAGAAACTGTTGGAGAACAAAGATGGACACGAGGTGACCAAGCTGATGGGCGAGAAGACGAACGGAGCCACCCCGCTGCTCATGGCCTCCCGGTACGGACACCTGGACCTGGTGGAGTACCTGCTGGAGTGCTGCGGTGCTCCCGTGGAGGTCGGCGGGTCGGTGAACTTTGACGGGGAGACCATCGAGGGGGCTCCCCCTCTGTGGGCGGCGTCGGCGGCGGGTCACCTGAAGGTGGTCCAGTCCCTGCTGGGCCACGGGGCTTCCGTCAACAGCACGACCCTCACCAACTCGACGCCCCTGAGGGCAGCCTGCTTCGACGGACACCTGGACATTGTGAAATACCTGGTGGAGCACAAAGCCGACCTGGAGGTGGCGAACAGACACGGTCACACGTGTCTCATGATCTCCTGTTACAAGGGACACAAAGACATAGCGCAGTATCTGCTGGAGAAAGGAGCAGATGTCAACAGGAAGAGTGTCAAAG GTAACACTGCGCTTCATGACTGTGCAGAGTCGGGCAGTCTGGAGATCATGCGGATGTTACTGCAGTTCGGAGCGTCCATGGAGCAGGACGGCTACGGCATGACACCGCTGCTCTCTGCCAGCGTCACAGGACACACTAACATCGTAGACGACCTGACGACGCACGATAAG ACGAGCCCGAAGGAACGAATTGATGCCCTGGAGCTTTTAGGAGCGACGTTTGTTGACAAGAAGAGGGACCTGCTCGGAGCTTTGAAGTACTGGAAAAGAGCCATGGACCTCCGGTACACGGACAGCAACAGCATCGTCCATAAGCCAGAACCCAAGCAGCTGATCATGGCATACGACTACGCCAGGGAG GTAACAAATGGCGAGGAGTTGGACGGGCTGATATCGGACCCAGATGAGATGCGTATGCAGGCGCTGCTCATTCGTGAGAGAATCCTCGGCCCCCAACACCCGGACACGTCGTACTACATCCGGTACCGAGGAGCGGTGTACGCTGACTCTGGGAACTTTGAGCGCTGTATCAACCTGTGGAAGTATGCGCTcgacatgcagcaaagcaaCCTGGACCCCCTCAGCCCCATGACGGCCTCCAGCCTGCTGTCGTTCGCTGAGCTCTTCTCCTTCATGCTGCAGGACAGGGCCAAGGGGCTCCTGGGGACATCGGTGTCATTCGAGGACTTGATGGGAATCCTTTCCAAGAGCGTGCTGGAGATTGAACGTGCCGTTAAACAAAATGGACCCATGCCTCCTGATCCTGCGCAGCTCAGCAAGGCTCTGTCAATCATCCTGCACCTTATTTGTCTTTTAGAGAAGGTGCAGTGTACTACAGAGCAGGACCACTTCAAGAAGGAAACCATCTATAG attCCTGAAGCTCCAGCCGTGTGGTAAGAACGGCTACAGTCCACTACACCTAGCAGTCGATCGCAACACCACCTGTGTGGGCCGCTATCCCGTCTGCAAGTTCCCCTCCCTCACAGTCGCTTCCATCCTTCTCGAGTGTGGGGCGGATGTGAACTGCCGCGACGAGGATGACAACAG TCCCCTTCACATAGCTGCAACGAATGGTCACCCTGACATTATGAACCTGCTGATTTCATGCGGGACTCACTTTGACAGCACCAACGCCTTCCAACAAACGGCATGCGACCTCCTGGACGAGAAGGAGCTGTCCAGGAATGTCATCCAGCCCATAAACCACACCACGCTGCAGTGCCTAGCCGCCAGGGCCATCATCAAGCACAACCTCGACTACCGGGGAAACATCCCAGAGAAACTGGAGGCCTTCGTCTTGCTCCACAGATAA
- the tmed7 gene encoding transmembrane emp24 domain-containing protein 7 isoform X1: protein MPCYVCRRLRSISCIRVSISSLFCFSWLDFQLKLCGFLSCRHAHRFIPQAWLVDFRMYGSVRVLLKVLWAQLLCGWVLGSELTFELPDNAKQCFYEDIIMGTKCTLEFQVVTGGHYDVDCRLEDPEGTTLYKEMKKQYDSFTFTAAKNGTYKFCFSNEFSTFTHKTVYFDFQVGDDPPLFPNENRVTALTQMESACVSIHEALKSVIDYQTHFRLREAQGRSRAEDLNTRVAFWSIGEAIILLVVSISQVVLLRSFFSDKKTTTTRVGS, encoded by the exons ATGCCGTGCTACGTTTGCAGGAGGTTACGTAGCATTAGTTGCATCCGGGTGAGCATATCGAG tcttttttgtttctcatgGTTGGACTTTCAGTTAAAGCTGTGTGGAtttctctcctgcaggcacGCTCACAGGTTTATACCTCAGGCTTGGCTCGTAGACTTCAGGATGTACGGATCTGTTCGGGTGTTGTTGAAGGTGCTGTGGGCCCAGCTGCTCTGTGGGTGGGTGCTGGGCTCAGAGCTCACCTTTGAGCTGCCCGACAACGCAAAGCAGTGTTTCTACGAGGACATCATAATGGGCACCAAGTGCACACTGGAGTTTCAG GTGGTGACTGGTGGTCATTATGATGTAGACTGTCGTTTGGAGGACCCCGAAGGAACTACGCTCTACAAGGAGATGAAGAAGCAATATGACAGCTTTAcctttacagcagcaaagaacGGCACCTACAAGTTCTGCTTCAGCAACGAGTTCTCCACCTTCACACACAAGACTGTTTACTTTGACTTCCAGGTTGGAGATGACCCTCCACTCTTCCCCAATGAAAACAGAGTCACTGCTCTTACCCAG ATGGAATCAGCGTGCGTGTCCATCCACGAGGCCCTGAAGTCCGTCATCGACTACCAGACACACTTCCGCCTCAGGGAGGCCCAGGGACGCAGCCGGGCGGAGGACCTCAACACTCGGGTCGCCTTCTGGTCCATCGGTGAAGCAATCATCCTTCTGGTGGTCAGCATCAGTCAGGTGGTCCTTCTTAGAAGCTTCTTCTCTGACAAGAAGACCACTACAACACGGGTCGGATCCTAA
- the tmed7 gene encoding transmembrane emp24 domain-containing protein 7 isoform X2 — MPCYVCRRLRSISCIRVSISRHAHRFIPQAWLVDFRMYGSVRVLLKVLWAQLLCGWVLGSELTFELPDNAKQCFYEDIIMGTKCTLEFQVVTGGHYDVDCRLEDPEGTTLYKEMKKQYDSFTFTAAKNGTYKFCFSNEFSTFTHKTVYFDFQVGDDPPLFPNENRVTALTQMESACVSIHEALKSVIDYQTHFRLREAQGRSRAEDLNTRVAFWSIGEAIILLVVSISQVVLLRSFFSDKKTTTTRVGS, encoded by the exons ATGCCGTGCTACGTTTGCAGGAGGTTACGTAGCATTAGTTGCATCCGGGTGAGCATATCGAG gcacGCTCACAGGTTTATACCTCAGGCTTGGCTCGTAGACTTCAGGATGTACGGATCTGTTCGGGTGTTGTTGAAGGTGCTGTGGGCCCAGCTGCTCTGTGGGTGGGTGCTGGGCTCAGAGCTCACCTTTGAGCTGCCCGACAACGCAAAGCAGTGTTTCTACGAGGACATCATAATGGGCACCAAGTGCACACTGGAGTTTCAG GTGGTGACTGGTGGTCATTATGATGTAGACTGTCGTTTGGAGGACCCCGAAGGAACTACGCTCTACAAGGAGATGAAGAAGCAATATGACAGCTTTAcctttacagcagcaaagaacGGCACCTACAAGTTCTGCTTCAGCAACGAGTTCTCCACCTTCACACACAAGACTGTTTACTTTGACTTCCAGGTTGGAGATGACCCTCCACTCTTCCCCAATGAAAACAGAGTCACTGCTCTTACCCAG ATGGAATCAGCGTGCGTGTCCATCCACGAGGCCCTGAAGTCCGTCATCGACTACCAGACACACTTCCGCCTCAGGGAGGCCCAGGGACGCAGCCGGGCGGAGGACCTCAACACTCGGGTCGCCTTCTGGTCCATCGGTGAAGCAATCATCCTTCTGGTGGTCAGCATCAGTCAGGTGGTCCTTCTTAGAAGCTTCTTCTCTGACAAGAAGACCACTACAACACGGGTCGGATCCTAA
- the LOC132974642 gene encoding RNA-binding protein MEX3B-like yields MPSSTSLLEADEGESELPPPLVHAFAGMGLEEHNGSQSQTSEQPDESLSFLHHHHHHHHQVSHFNLLGTVLDLKPLPLHRPPSGDEANITAEDEELEVVAADSGSFLGQAHRPKHLPSGPGGSMLPPGMDPQHVETVLLYNGDELDDNVAGGCALPPGSSMAMLPPGVYAEPGYEAEAALLARRKSVNTTECVAVPSSEHVAEIVGRQGCKIKALRAKTNTYIKTPVRGEQPVFVVTGRKEDVAMAKREIMSAAEHFSLIRASRNKTGPLSAATGPGTPALPGQTTIQVRVPYRVVGLVVGPKGATIKRIQQQTHTYIVTPSRDKEPVFEVTGMPENVDRARDEIEAHIALRTGTCGGIEAPGVDNNDFQFNGTDVSFESSVTRAALGDASWLHAAASSPGGGAAGGAGAGSAGGGGGGGGLLPVSINGTPRINSNINSGVRMSSNYRNDSSSSLGSGSSSADSFYGGGNANRMADFSPTCAFNANANNNNNSSGSASFWFGDSLLPVGSEELVGLGSGGSTSGFDPLTISTAQASQPATQPQIWSPFVDQQPLQAPDARQSQTSQPGTPRLSPTFSGTEALEHPQAQRVHRGAFGLAGALDAHRFPSYSSAFSSSSESTASSSSPPESSLSYRPGLGSAARGQEVCIHCMDNQVIAALVPCGHNLFCLDCATHICQGPDAVCPVCLSPVTQAIQLRNM; encoded by the exons ATGCCCAGTAGCACGTCTTTGCTGGAGGCCGACGAGGGAGAGTCCGAGCTCCCTCCGCCGCTAGTGCACGCTTTCGCCGGTATGGGCCTTGAGGAGCACAACGGCAGCCAAAGCCAGACATCCGAACAACCAGATGAAAGCCTCTCTtttctccaccaccaccaccaccaccaccaccaagtTTCTCATTTTAACCTCCTCGGTACCGTCCTGGACTTGAAGCCCCTGCCTCTGCATCGGCCGCCTTCGGGAGATGAAGCGAACATCACGGCCGAGGACGAAGAGCTGGAAGTTGTAGCCGCCGACTCCGGCTCGTTTCTAGGGCAGGCCCATCGCCCCAAACATCTCCCATCGGGGCCGGGTGGCTCCATGTTGCCGCCCGGGATGGACCCGCAGCACGTCGAGACGGTCCTGTTGTACAACGGGGACGAGCTGGACGATAATGTGGCCGGCGGCTGCGCCCTGCCGCCCGGTAGCAGCATGGCGATGCTACCGCCCGGCGTGTACGCGGAGCCGGGCTACGAGGCCGAGGCAGCGCTGTTGGCTCGGCGGAAAAGCGTCAACACCACCGAGTGTGTGGCCGTGCCGAGCTCCGAGCACGTCGCAGAGATCGTGGGCAGACAAG GCTGTAAGATCAAGGCGCTCCGAGCAAAGACCAACACCTACATTAAGACGCCGGTGAGGGGAGAGCAGCCTGTCTTTGTTGTGACGGGGCGCAAAGAAGATGTGGCCATGGCCAAGAGGGAGATCATGTCGGCGGCCGAGCACTTCTCCCTCATCAGAGCCTCTCGCAACAAGACGGGCCCTCTGTCTGCTGCGACCGGTCCAGGGACCCCTGCTCTTCCTGGACAGACAACCATTCAG GTGCGGGTACCGTATCGTGTGGTCGGGCTGGTCGTGGGTCCAAAAG GAGCAACCATTAAACGCATTCAACAGCAGACCCACACTTATATTGTGACACCGAGTCGCGACAAAGAGCCGGTGTTCGAGGTCACCGGGATGCCGGAGAACGTCGACCGGGCGAGGGACGAGATAGAGGCGCACATCGCCCTCCGCACAGGAACCTGCGGGGGCATTGAGGCTCCTGGCGTGGACAACAACGACTTTCAATTCAACGGTACCGACGTGAGCTTTGAGAGCTCTGTTACCCGCGCTGCCCTGGGGGATGCCAGTTGGCTGCACGCTGCTGCATCGTCACCTGGTGGCGGTGCCGCTGGCGGTGCTGGTGCTGGCagtgctggtggtggtggtggtggcggtgGTCTGCTGCCAGTGAGCATCAACGGTACTCCACGAATCAATAGCAATATTAACAGTGGTGTCAGAATGTCTTCCAACTACCGCAACGACAGCTCCAGCTCCCTGGGCAGCGGCTCCAGCTCGGCCGATTCTTTCTACGGCGGCGGAAACGCTAATCGGATGGCAGATTTCAGTCCGACCTGTGCGTTCAATGCCAatgctaacaacaacaacaacagcagcggCAGCGCTAGCTTCTGGTTTGGCGACAGTctccttcctgtggggtctgaGGAGCTCGTCGGCCTGGGAAGCGGAGGCTCCACCTCAGGGTTCGACCCGTTAACCATCTCCACCGCCCAGGCCTCGCAACCTGCTACACAGCCACAAATCTGGAGCCCCTTTGTGGACCAACAACCCCTCCAGGCCCCTGATGCTCGCCAGTCTCAG ACCAGCCAGCCTGGAACCCCTCGGCTTTCTCCAACGTTCTCCGGCACAGAAGCCTTGGAGCACCCTCAGGCCCAGCGCGTCCACCGGGGGGCTTTTGGCTTGGCGGGAGCCCTCGACGCCCACAGGTTCCCCTCCTACAGCTCGGCCTTCTCCTCTTCCAGTGAAAgcaccgcctcctcctcctcccctcccgaGTCCTCCCTCTCCTATCGACCAGGGCTGGGATCAGCAGCGagaggacaggaagtgtgtATCCACTGCATGGATAACCAGGTGATCGCCGCCCTGGTTCCCTGCGGCCATAACCTTTTCTGTCTCGATTGTGCCACCCACATATGCCAGGGTCCAGACGCTGTTTGCCCTGTGTGCCTGTCCCCGGTCACACAGGCCATCCAGCTCCGCAACATGTGA